A single window of Flavobacteriales bacterium DNA harbors:
- a CDS encoding DoxX family protein, protein MKILAYISRLLVGALFIVSGLIKANDPLGFSYKLEEYFEVFGMEWLSGLALTIAIGICVMEIAVGAATLLAVRMRFVAWVLLGLIGFFTFLTFYSAYFNKVTDCGCFGDALKLTPWESFTKDVVLLAFVLVIFAYRKNMKQDTVAGDIMTTVIGVLLIAVFCLGVLHNPWSYPIWYTLVTMGILIGLDLLLGQKRSDAVVLGGSTLFALVFSVYIIRHLPIKDFRPYALGVNMREAMLGVPPVLSFQYRLKDKQTDEEKLFDQFPANWDQNYEYVDAVTTVVKEGVDPKIHDFVITNEDGEDITEEVLNNPGYTVAVVAYDLSATDRGCQEKLNTFMMEAEKAGATVMGWTASVDEVRDFRVEVQAMYPYYIMDGTVLKTIIRANPGILLIKDGVIKAKWHYRDLPDFSSVQADLMKD, encoded by the coding sequence ATGAAAATATTGGCGTACATAAGCAGGCTTCTTGTAGGAGCATTGTTCATCGTGTCCGGATTAATCAAGGCCAACGATCCGTTGGGATTTTCCTATAAGCTGGAAGAGTATTTCGAAGTATTCGGTATGGAGTGGTTGTCAGGACTTGCATTGACCATTGCCATCGGAATCTGCGTGATGGAAATAGCTGTGGGTGCCGCTACCCTTTTGGCTGTGAGGATGCGCTTCGTTGCATGGGTGCTGCTGGGTCTGATAGGCTTCTTTACCTTCCTTACATTCTACTCGGCCTATTTCAATAAGGTGACGGATTGTGGCTGTTTTGGTGACGCGCTGAAGCTCACCCCCTGGGAGTCGTTTACAAAAGATGTGGTGTTGCTGGCTTTTGTCCTGGTGATATTCGCTTACCGGAAGAACATGAAGCAAGATACCGTCGCCGGGGACATCATGACCACCGTGATCGGGGTACTGCTGATTGCCGTATTCTGCCTGGGTGTATTGCACAACCCTTGGTCATATCCCATCTGGTACACACTGGTTACAATGGGTATCCTGATCGGACTTGATCTTCTGCTTGGACAAAAACGCTCTGATGCCGTGGTGCTCGGAGGGAGTACCCTGTTCGCACTGGTCTTTTCCGTTTATATCATCCGCCATTTACCTATCAAGGATTTCCGGCCTTATGCTTTGGGCGTAAACATGCGGGAGGCCATGCTGGGTGTTCCACCGGTGCTGTCTTTTCAATATCGTCTGAAGGACAAACAAACCGATGAAGAAAAACTGTTTGATCAGTTTCCGGCCAATTGGGACCAGAACTATGAATATGTGGATGCGGTCACAACGGTAGTGAAAGAAGGGGTGGATCCTAAAATTCATGACTTTGTCATCACCAATGAAGACGGCGAAGATATTACCGAAGAAGTATTGAACAACCCCGGCTATACAGTTGCCGTGGTGGCATACGATCTGTCAGCAACCGATCGTGGATGTCAGGAAAAGCTCAATACATTCATGATGGAAGCGGAAAAGGCAGGAGCAACCGTGATGGGATGGACGGCATCGGTGGATGAGGTGCGCGATTTCCGCGTGGAAGTACAGGCCATGTATCCGTATTACATCATGGATGGAACGGTTCTGAAAACCATAATACGTGCCAATCCGGGAATACTGCTGATCAAAGACGGCGTTATCAAAGCCAAATGGCATTACCGGGATTTGCCCGATTTTTCAAGTGTGCAGGCGGACTTAATGAAAGACTAG
- a CDS encoding triose-phosphate isomerase codes for MRLKIVAGNWKMNKDLQEGRELVRELVACINDLQDVQVILAPPYIHLTSVQEMISNKVGLQLAAQNCHHEQKGAFTGEVSAAMLASAGCSHVIIGHSERRTYNHEAGALLAVKVDRALENNLIPIFCCGEHLDERRSGREQDVVKNQIAEGLFHLNPDLATRVVIAYEPVWAIGTGETATPEQAQEMHAYIRRVVADHWGGNVADHMPILYGGSCNAKNARDLFGKKDVDGGLIGGASLNARDFTAIIASF; via the coding sequence ATGAGATTAAAGATTGTCGCCGGCAACTGGAAGATGAATAAGGATCTCCAGGAAGGCCGGGAATTGGTAAGGGAACTTGTTGCCTGCATCAACGATTTGCAGGATGTGCAGGTGATCCTGGCCCCTCCGTATATACATCTGACCTCCGTTCAGGAAATGATTTCCAACAAGGTCGGCCTGCAATTGGCGGCACAGAACTGTCACCATGAGCAGAAGGGTGCGTTTACCGGCGAGGTTTCGGCAGCCATGCTCGCCTCCGCCGGATGCAGCCATGTCATCATCGGTCATTCTGAGAGACGTACCTACAACCACGAAGCCGGAGCATTGCTGGCGGTGAAGGTGGACAGGGCGCTGGAAAATAACCTGATCCCCATTTTTTGCTGTGGAGAGCATCTGGATGAACGCAGATCCGGCAGGGAACAGGATGTGGTGAAGAACCAGATTGCTGAAGGACTCTTCCACCTGAATCCCGACCTGGCCACGCGCGTGGTGATCGCTTATGAGCCCGTATGGGCCATCGGTACCGGTGAAACCGCAACACCCGAACAGGCGCAGGAAATGCATGCATACATCCGCAGGGTGGTAGCAGACCATTGGGGTGGCAACGTGGCTGATCACATGCCGATTCTGTACGGAGGAAGCTGCAATGCAAAGAATGCCCGGGATCTTTTCGGGAAGAAAGACGTGGATGGCGGACTGATAGGCGGTGCATCCCTGAATGCCCGCGACTTTACCGCAATAATTGCTTCATTTTAA
- a CDS encoding tetratricopeptide repeat protein: MRTIIYPVAILAIAASASFLTSCSSGCDNSEEKERVARLEQYVYQSDNSVFPADSAKKLVEAYQACVNKCPADTMAGEYLFKAGEVAVTLQEPDTAVKIYHRLYTEFRNHQKGPMGLFLEAFTYDNQLHDFEKARALYEQFIKEFPDHEFADDAQGSLDNLGIPVEELIKKWEQQDSAKSNGEGGVDSSKVGI; this comes from the coding sequence ATGAGAACCATCATCTACCCTGTAGCCATTCTTGCAATTGCTGCATCAGCATCATTTCTGACTTCCTGTTCATCAGGCTGCGATAACTCTGAAGAGAAGGAGCGGGTGGCCAGGCTTGAACAATATGTTTACCAAAGCGATAACTCGGTGTTCCCTGCGGATTCAGCAAAGAAACTCGTGGAAGCTTACCAGGCCTGTGTGAACAAATGCCCCGCTGATACGATGGCGGGTGAGTATCTGTTTAAAGCCGGCGAAGTGGCGGTTACACTCCAGGAGCCCGATACAGCCGTGAAGATTTATCACCGCCTTTATACCGAGTTCCGGAATCATCAGAAGGGCCCCATGGGACTTTTCCTGGAAGCTTTCACCTACGATAATCAGCTGCACGACTTTGAAAAGGCCCGCGCTTTATATGAACAATTCATCAAAGAATTCCCCGACCACGAGTTTGCCGATGATGCACAGGGAAGTTTGGATAACCTGGGTATTCCGGTGGAAGAGTTGATTAAGAAGTGGGAGCAGCAGGACAGCGCTAAATCCAACGGGGAAGGCGGAGTCGACTCATCTAAAGTCGGCATCTAA
- a CDS encoding ABC transporter permease yields the protein MIRFLIKRLLYGLLVVWGVITVVFLLFNVLPGDPARMMLGQRADGASIEAINKDLGRDKPVYQQYLMYLNDLSPLSFHETLNDDSFLYLDTTKYSSYSELIHAGSKVLIFKTPYLRRSYQTKRNVSELLAEAMPGTIVLASTAILFAIIFGILLGIIAAVRSHSLYDNTSLLLSVMGMSLPSFFSGIIIAWLFGFVWSDYTGLNMSGGLYTIDPFKGEMLDLKNLILPAFTLGIRPLAIITQLTRSSLLDVLSQDYIRTARAKGLSFYKVVTKHALKNAMNPVITAVSGWFASLMAGAIFVEWVFSWKGLGKEVVDSLEKYDFPVVMGCVLVIALAFVVINIIVDILYGVLDPRVRVR from the coding sequence CTGATAAGATTTCTGATAAAAAGATTGTTGTACGGGCTCCTCGTGGTTTGGGGAGTGATTACTGTTGTGTTCTTGCTTTTTAACGTGTTGCCCGGTGACCCGGCCCGCATGATGCTCGGTCAGCGCGCGGACGGTGCTTCCATCGAGGCGATTAACAAAGACCTGGGGCGCGACAAACCCGTTTATCAGCAGTACCTGATGTACCTGAATGACCTTTCTCCGTTGTCATTCCACGAAACCCTGAACGATGACAGCTTCCTGTACCTCGATACCACCAAGTACAGCAGCTACTCGGAACTGATTCACGCCGGAAGCAAGGTACTCATATTTAAAACACCTTACTTAAGAAGATCTTACCAGACCAAACGGAACGTAAGCGAGTTGCTGGCGGAAGCGATGCCCGGCACCATTGTGCTTGCCTCTACGGCCATTCTGTTTGCCATTATCTTCGGCATCCTGTTGGGTATCATTGCGGCAGTGAGGAGTCACTCCCTTTATGACAACACATCCCTGTTGCTGTCTGTCATGGGCATGTCCCTGCCTTCTTTTTTCTCCGGCATCATCATCGCCTGGTTATTCGGTTTTGTATGGAGTGACTATACCGGTCTTAATATGTCCGGAGGCTTGTATACCATCGATCCGTTCAAGGGAGAAATGCTGGACCTGAAAAACCTCATTCTTCCGGCATTTACACTTGGAATCCGACCACTTGCCATCATCACACAGCTTACACGCAGTTCCCTGCTGGATGTGTTGTCGCAGGATTATATCCGCACGGCAAGGGCCAAAGGCCTTAGCTTTTACAAGGTGGTAACCAAACATGCATTGAAAAATGCCATGAATCCCGTGATCACGGCGGTGTCCGGATGGTTTGCCTCTTTGATGGCAGGTGCTATCTTTGTGGAGTGGGTGTTCAGTTGGAAAGGATTGGGTAAGGAAGTTGTAGACTCATTGGAAAAATATGATTTTCCTGTGGTCATGGGTTGTGTGCTTGTGATCGCTCTTGCATTTGTTGTGATTAACATCATCGTGGATATTTTGTACGGTGTACTGGATCCAAGGGTAAGGGTACGTTAG
- the folP gene encoding dihydropteroate synthase, whose amino-acid sequence MGILNLNDDSFYDGSRVGMNGIGDRAAQMIAEGADVLDLGVFSSRPGATMGSEQEEIDRLIPAIKELHERFPGTTLSVDTARSKVVREAVNAGASMVNDIYAGHFDPHMATVIGELQVPYILMHMQGEPENMQRAPSYKHLLSEIASFFDERIRTFQAAGANDLILDPGFGFGKTPAHNFELIRNLSYFRCFERPIMIGISRKSSIARLLNTDTDHALNGTTALHVVALQQGASILRVHDVKPAVEAIKITEACI is encoded by the coding sequence ATGGGCATCCTCAACCTCAACGACGATTCGTTTTATGATGGATCGAGGGTTGGAATGAATGGCATCGGTGACCGGGCCGCACAAATGATCGCAGAAGGTGCGGACGTCCTTGACCTGGGTGTATTCTCCTCCAGGCCCGGGGCAACCATGGGATCGGAACAGGAAGAAATAGATCGCCTGATACCCGCTATCAAAGAATTGCATGAACGCTTTCCCGGCACAACCCTTTCCGTTGACACGGCAAGAAGCAAGGTGGTTCGCGAGGCTGTCAATGCCGGTGCCTCGATGGTTAACGACATCTACGCAGGGCACTTCGACCCGCACATGGCAACGGTGATCGGCGAACTACAGGTACCCTACATCCTTATGCACATGCAGGGAGAGCCTGAAAACATGCAGCGGGCCCCTTCATATAAACATCTACTTTCAGAGATTGCATCTTTTTTCGATGAACGCATCCGAACCTTTCAGGCCGCCGGAGCAAATGACCTGATCCTGGACCCGGGGTTCGGATTCGGGAAAACGCCCGCCCACAATTTTGAGCTCATTCGAAATTTGTCCTATTTTCGTTGCTTCGAACGACCTATCATGATTGGCATTTCAAGGAAATCAAGCATTGCACGCCTGTTGAACACCGACACCGATCATGCCTTGAACGGCACCACGGCCCTCCATGTAGTCGCATTGCAGCAGGGCGCATCCATACTCAGGGTGCATGATGTGAAGCCGGCCGTGGAAGCAATCAAGATCACGGAGGCTTGCATATGA
- a CDS encoding DUF1599 domain-containing protein — MEKTLSQYDKVSARSKDIFLKKMKDYGTAWRILRLSSITDQIFIKAQRIRSIEEKGTQKVADDIAGEYIGILNYSIIALIQLELGLSEEYEMESEKAASLYNKYVGMARNLMENKNHDYGEAWRDMRISSITDLILMKILRVRQIEDNKGKTIISEGLDANYLDMVNYAVFALIRLDEAASKSIVPQ; from the coding sequence ATGGAAAAAACCCTGAGCCAGTACGACAAGGTATCTGCACGCAGCAAAGATATATTTCTGAAAAAAATGAAGGATTACGGGACCGCATGGCGGATTCTGCGTTTGTCCTCTATCACCGACCAGATTTTTATCAAAGCCCAGCGCATCCGCAGCATAGAAGAGAAAGGAACCCAGAAGGTGGCGGATGACATCGCCGGCGAATACATCGGAATTTTAAACTACTCCATCATTGCATTGATACAATTGGAGCTGGGATTGAGCGAAGAATATGAGATGGAGTCTGAAAAAGCCGCATCTTTATACAACAAGTATGTGGGAATGGCCCGTAACCTAATGGAAAATAAGAACCATGATTACGGAGAAGCCTGGAGGGATATGCGAATATCTTCCATCACAGATCTGATCCTGATGAAGATACTCAGGGTGCGGCAGATTGAAGACAACAAAGGAAAGACCATCATATCCGAGGGGCTGGATGCCAACTACCTCGACATGGTCAACTATGCTGTGTTTGCTCTGATCCGTTTGGATGAAGCGGCCTCTAAATCAATCGTTCCTCAGTAA
- a CDS encoding TIGR00159 family protein yields the protein MTQFLTPLFIHFRFLDALDILLVAFLLYLLYNLVKGTVAINIFAGILAVVLLWTIVDAAQMKLLSKILGEFIGVGVIALIVVFQQEIRRFLLFIGSRGFYQRNVLFKLLIPFIKNRQTGSSLDSKPLLDACRSMSQSLTGAIIVLTRKSELKFYLNTGEMIHSDVSPILLESIFYKNNPLHDGAVIISHNRIMAARCVLPVTENTDFPVHLGMRHRAAVGITEQSDAIAIIVSEQTGEMAYAREGEIFTNLTIEDMKLRLDADFR from the coding sequence ATGACACAATTTCTGACGCCCCTTTTCATACACTTCCGTTTCCTGGACGCACTTGACATCCTGCTGGTGGCTTTTTTGTTGTACCTCCTGTACAACCTGGTAAAGGGCACCGTAGCCATTAACATTTTCGCGGGTATTCTGGCCGTAGTGTTGTTGTGGACCATTGTGGATGCTGCGCAAATGAAACTACTCAGTAAGATCCTGGGGGAATTCATCGGCGTGGGTGTGATTGCACTGATTGTGGTTTTCCAGCAAGAGATCCGCCGCTTCCTGTTGTTCATAGGAAGCCGCGGTTTCTATCAGCGCAACGTGTTATTCAAACTGCTGATCCCCTTCATCAAGAACCGGCAAACCGGCTCATCGCTGGACAGCAAACCTTTGCTTGACGCTTGCCGGAGCATGTCCCAATCCCTCACGGGCGCTATCATCGTGCTGACGCGTAAATCGGAACTTAAATTTTACCTGAATACCGGCGAAATGATCCATTCGGATGTGTCACCCATCCTACTGGAATCCATCTTTTACAAGAACAACCCACTGCATGACGGGGCGGTGATCATATCTCACAACCGTATCATGGCGGCCAGATGTGTATTACCGGTTACCGAGAACACAGATTTCCCTGTTCATCTGGGCATGCGACACAGGGCTGCCGTTGGCATCACCGAACAATCCGATGCCATTGCGATTATTGTTTCCGAACAAACGGGAGAGATGGCTTATGCCCGCGAAGGAGAAATCTTCACGAACCTGACGATAGAGGATATGAAACTTCGTTTAGATGCCGACTTTAGATGA